One genomic region from Nilaparvata lugens isolate BPH chromosome 3, ASM1435652v1, whole genome shotgun sequence encodes:
- the LOC111054311 gene encoding nucleoporin Nup37, which translates to MPSKIGDNIHLNVKVTNPTHVIKLSEQVVKVELSPFEWSHNLICIAFPKQISVRIIKFQEEDEELEEEVDVELLEDFTVNCRVDALAWSPETSLNILPKCIMFCAATKDFNLILFSSNTVDAYSEQVLTGHTDYVNSIAFESNGEYLASASDDLSCRLWAMKDGQKCVAEFALKSPGMSVCWHNEEPGKLLVGEKNGTVRIYNVERQQAIISFETLQTPLLAADWSPANSLIVAAIAGGSLFVWNITRPNVPVDRQVVHGKGWLLRCSHQSDQHFATIGQPANTLKVVHSSVKQPIATAALKCVGGLSWHRKLPYVCVGVDRSICLWKIAIN; encoded by the exons atgcCTTCAAAGATTGGTGACAATATTCATCTAAACGTGAAAGTGACTAACCCAACTCATGTAATCAAACTATCTGAACAAGTTGTAAAAGTAGAGTTATCTCCTTTTGAGTGGTCACACAATTTAATATGCATTGCATTTCCAAAACAAATATCAGTTAGAATTATAAAATTCCAG gaagaggatgaagagtTGGAAGAAGAAGTGGACGTTGAGTTACTTGAAGACTTTACAGTCAACTGCCGTGTTGATGCTCTTGCTTGGAGCCCTGAAACCTCGTTGAATATTTTACCCAAATGTATTATGTTTTGTGCTGCCACCAAGGATTTTAATCTGATACTCTTCTCTTCGAACACAGTAGATGCATATTCAGAGCAG GTGCTGACTGGTCACACAGACTATGTGAACTCGATTGCTTTCGAGTCGAATGGAGAATACCTGGCGTCGGCCAGTGATGACCTCAGCTGTCGGTTGTGGGCCATGAAGGATGGCCAAAAGTGTGTGGCTGAGTTCGCTCTCAAATCTCCTG GAATGTCGGTGTGCTGGCACAACGAAGAACCGGGAAAGCTGTTGGTTGGCGAGAAGAACGGAACAGTGCGCATTTACAACGTGGAGCGGCAGCAGGCGATCATCTCATTCGAAACTTTGCAGACTCCTCTGCTGGCAGCTGATTGGTCACCTGCCAACAGCCTCATCGTGGCAGCCATTGCAGGCGGCAGTCTCTTCGTTTGGAACATCACACGACCCAA TGTACCGGTGGACAGACAAGTGGTGCACGGCAAAGGCTGGCTGCTGAGGTGTTCGCATCAGAGCGACCAGCACTTCGCTACCATTGGCCAGCCGGCCAACACTCTCAAAGTGGTGCACTCCAGCGTCAAACAGCCCATCGCCACTGCCGCACTCAAG